One part of the Vicia villosa cultivar HV-30 ecotype Madison, WI linkage group LG6, Vvil1.0, whole genome shotgun sequence genome encodes these proteins:
- the LOC131614088 gene encoding uncharacterized protein LOC131614088, with translation MAATSTTQTEEHVSLKLLLNEKGNKVLLAEAGKDFVDILCSFLTMPLGTIAGLVEQESNIGPVTLGCLNSLHQSVADLDKSCFSNNTVKQMLLQPTNFAADYCNTLKLNIDGTQPTKYISCFHCSNYSDMTISTCKDNDICRCGSSRTFPLFLKRSPQGFVQDLLKCSLLSKSTLTDLFLGKKPTIGDSRFSAYDVELVTGYFQITLKLVIRKSDGKVLCAQGEQNFVNLLLSFLTFPLGGMARTFGEKCSLGSINQLYKSISELNENKYFTTKEAKNRLIDPCISPQFKLNNQFLPICQPGDVEYLYESTYVQCSKVGENPSYAGNFKKINFTYRVSPEGYVKAPAMYVATDDLVISPLSPISALGLLNRFKTPLNDLKEKVVTIGYKESLSILKAALTSTSALTNGLAHLLTEVKEEK, from the exons ATGGCAGCTACTAGTACTACTCAAACAGAAGAACATGTGTCGTTGAAGCTTCTGTTGAATGAAAAGGGTAACAAAGTCTTGCTTGCTGAAGCGGGTAAGGACTTTGTAGACATTTTATGTAGCTTCTTAACAATGCCTTTAGGAACTATTGCTGGACTTGTTGAACAGGAATCCAACATAGGGCCCGTCACTCTTGGTTGTCTTAACTCACTCCATCAAAGTGTGGCCGATCTGGATAAAAGTTGTTTCAGTAATAACACAGTCAAACAAATGCTGCTGCAACCAACTAATTTCGCAGCGGATTATTGCAACACTCTTAAACTTAACATTGATGGCACTCAGCCCACCAAATATATTTCATGTTTCCACTGCAGCAATTATAGTGATATGACAATATCAACATGCAAAGATAACGATATCTGTCGCTGTGGGAGTTCTCGTACCTTTCCACTTTTCCTCAAACGTTCCCCTCAAGGATTT GTACAAGACTTGCTTAAATGTTCTTTGCTCTCCAAGTCTACTTTAACAGATTTGTTTTTAGGGAAAAAACCAACCATTGGAGATTCCAGGTTCTCAGCGTATGACGTTGAATTAGTTACTGGTTATTTCCAAATCACTTTGAAACTAGTTATCAGAAAATCGGATGGCAAGGTTTTGTGCGCTCAAGGGGAACAGAATTTTGTGAATTTACTTTTAAGCTTTCTTACTTTTCCTTTGGGAGGAATGGCACGTACATTTGGTGAGAAATGTTCTTTGGGCAGCATTAACCAGTTGTACAAGAGCATTTCTGAATTAAACGAAAACAAATACTTCACCACTAAAGAAGCTAAGAACAGGCTGATTGATCCTTGCATTTCCCCACAGTTTAAATTAAACAATCAATTTTTACCAATTTGTCAGCCCGGTGATGTTGAATATTTGTATGAATCTACTTATGTTCAATGTTCCAAAGTTGGTGAAAATCCTAGTTATGCgggaaatttcaaaaaaataaattttacttaTCGCGTGAGTCCTGAAGGTTATGTGAAGGCTCCAGCTATGTATGTTGCAACTGATGACTTGGTCATATCGCCTTTGTCTCCAATTTCAGCATTAGGTTTACTTAACCGATTTAAAACTCCTCTTAATGATTTGAAGGAAAAAGTTGTCACTATTGGTTACAAGGAG TCTCTGAGTATATTGAAAGCTGCTTTAACATCAACATCCGCCCTTACAAACGGTCTGGCTCACCTATTAACCGAAGTTAAGGAGGAGAAATGA